DNA sequence from the Hyalangium minutum genome:
TTCGACGTTGAACGTCTCGATGTCCTTGCTGATGCGCTTGACGAGCCCGGCCAGCACCTTGCCCGGCCCCAGCTCCACCACGCGCGTCACTCCTGCGGCCTTGAGGGCCTCCACGCACTCGATCCAGCGGACCGGCGCGCTGACCTGCTCCAGCAGCAGCGGCACCACGCGGGCGGCGTCGCTGTTGGGCTGGGCCTCCACGTTGGTCACCACAGGAATGCGAGGCGCGGCCACCTTCACCTTGCCGAGCGCCTCGGCCAGCAGGGGTTTCACCGAATCCATCAGCGCGCAGTGGAAAGGCGCGGACACCGGCAGGGGCATCACGCGCTTGGCGCCCGCCTCCTTGAGCATGACTGAGGCGCGGGACACCGCAGAAGCATGGCCGGCGATGACCGTCTGCTCGGGCGAGTTGTAGTTGGCAGGAGCCACCACCTCGCCCTGCGCCGCCGCATCACAGGCCGCCTTCACCTTGTCCGGCTCCAGGCCCAGCACGGCCGCCATGGCGCCGACACCTGAAGGCACGGCCTCCTGCATGAAGGTGCCACGGGCACGAACGGCCCGGACGGCATCCGCCAGCGGCAGCGAGCTCGCGGCCACCAGCGCCGAGTACTCCCCGAGCGAGTGCCCGGCGACGAAGGCGGGCTCCTGCACGCGCTTGGAGAACACCGCATGCACGGCCAGAGACACGGTGAGGATCGCCGGCTGGGTGTTGGCGGTGAGCTTCAGCGCCTCCTCGGGCCCCTCGAAGCACAGGGTGGACAGCTTCTCACGCAGCGCATCGTCCACAGCCTCGAAGACAGCGCGGGCCTCGGGGAACTTCTCGAGCAGGTCCTTCCCCATGCCCACCTTCTGGCTGCCCTGGCCGGGGAAGACGAAAGCAATCTTCGACATGTGTCCTCAAACCCTCCCTGACTGCTCTGGGGTCACCAGCGCACGACGGCGCTGCCCCATGCCATCCCCGCTCCCACCGCCATGATGGCGACGAGGTCCCCGCGCTTGATCTTTCCAGCACGGACGGCCTCATCCAATGCAATGGGCACCGAGGCGGCGGACGTGTTGCCGTATTTATCGAGGTTGATCCAGCACTTCTCGATCGGGATCTCGATGCGCTGGAGCACCGCCTCGAGGATGCGCATGTTGGCCTGGTGGACGATGACGTAATCCACCTGCTGGGGCGTGTAGCCGTGAACCTTGAGCGACTCCAGCGTGATGCCTGTCAGCTCACGCACGGCGCACTTGAAGACCTCGCGGCCGTTCATGACCACCTTGTGGCGCTGCTCGCGGAGGTTGTCCTCGGTCAGCGGCTCTCGGGAGCCGCCCGCGGGGACGGTGAGGATCTCCGCCAGCGTGCCGTCCGTGCGCAGGTGGGTGGAGAGGATGCCGCGCCCCTCCTCCTGGGCAGGCGCCAGGACCATGGCCCCGGCCCCGTCGCCAAAGAGGACACAGGTGTTGCGGTCCTTCCAGTTGAGCAGGCCGGTGAACAGGTCCGCGCCGATCACGAGCGCCCGCTTCGCCTGCCCCGAGCGGACGAACTGCTCCGCCACCGACAGGGCGTACACCGAGCCCGCGCACGCGGCGGCCACATCGAAGGCAAACGCCTTCTTGGCCCCCAGCTTCGCCTGAACGAGCACCGCGCAGGACGGCATGGGCATGTCTGGCGTGATGGTCCCCACCACGATCAGATCGATGTCCTCGGGGGCGACCCCGGCCATCTCCAGCGCCTTGCGAGCGGCAGCGACGGCCATGTCGCTTGTCGCCTCGCCGGGTGCGGCTCTGCGACGCTCCTTGATGCCCGTCCGCTCGGTAATCCAAGCGTCGGACGTATCGACGACCTTCTCGAGATCGTGATTGGTAATGACCTGGGCTGGAGCGTAGGAACCCGTTCCGATGATCTGCGCGAGGGGCACGTGGTACTCCCGAAGTGTCGTCGGAACACAACGCCGAGCGCGGCGTCTCTAATCGGAAATACCGCCCACTGTCGCTCTTTTTCCTATCTGGTCAGCGGGCGGCCGAGCAGCGCCCGGCAACGTAGCGAGCCTCCCTGACACCCGGCGGCGCGCCCCAGAGTGGGCACACCCGACGGACTTCACGGGAGGACATAGCCATGCCCGGACGCCGCGAGCGTTGCGCGGCGCGGCGCGGCGCGGCGAGCAGACCTCAGGATAAACGGGCAGCGTTCCTGGGCGGGCTCGAGGCCCGCCCAGGCGAGGAGGAGCCTGGAAGGCGCCTCACCTACTCCGTGGCGATGACTTCACGGCCACCATAGTTACCGCAGGCGGCGCAGGCGCGGTGCGGCAGCACCGGCTCCTTGCACTTGGCGCACTTGATGACCTGCACGGCGGAGCGCAGGTTGTTGTTGGCCGCGCGACGGCGATCCCGGCGCATCTTCGACGTCCGCTTCTTGGGAACTCCCACGACTCACCTCTAGTTCAGCTTGATGTTCATGAGCGGCGCGAGCCGAGGGTCGATGACCTTCGTCTCGCAACCACACTGCTTCTCGTTGAGGTTCTGGCCACACTGCGCGCAGAGCCCCTTGCAGTCCTCACGGCAGACTGCGTTCATCGGGAGGGCGAGCAATACCTGCTCTCGGATGATCGGATCCAGATCGATCGTCTTGCCGTCGAACACTTCCTCGTCGGCATCCTCCAACTCAAAGGAACCGGCCGTCTCCCCCTGCCCGCGATCATCGTCCGTCGCCTTCTCGCCCCCCACGTCATCACCCCGGACGAGCGACTCAGGGACCAGGTTGATCGTGAAGGCCACGGGCAGGTCCAGCGTCACGTCCACGAGGCAGCGCTTGCACGGCGCGGCCATATGGGCCGTGAACTTCCCCTCCACCAGCACTCCGCCGCTCACCTTCCGCAAGGACGCATGAAGCGTCGAGGGACGGGTCGCCCGGAAGCCGGTGTCCCGGCCAGCCCCTGCCCCAGTGAGTACCTCCTGGAGCAGCTCGAGACCGATGGGCTCATCCAGCTTGAGCCCCGGCTCTTGAATTTGTTCAATCTTTACGAGCATCTACAAGGCGTCCAGACAAAAGGGCGCGCAACATAGAGGGGCACCCCCCAAAAGTCAACGCGCCTCCGTTGATGAAAAAACACGGTGGATTTCACCCGGCCGTGACCCGGCCCTGGGCACCTTCCGTGGATCCTCCTAATAACGCTCTGGTACCGTCCATGTAATGCACGGTTGGCGACTGCGTGTTGGGGTGAGCATCTTGGTCGGCGGGCTCCTGAGCCCTGCCCTGGTCTCGGCTCGGCCGGCCTTCCCCTCGCCCCTCCTCTTCCAGCTGGGGCCCACGAATCCGGAGATCACCCGCGCCCAGGAGCAGATCGAGCAAGGGGACTTCGAGGACGCCGTGAAGACCCTGCAGGCGGGCCTGGACAAGCCGGACGTCACGGATGACCAGCTCGTGGAGCTCTACCGCCTGCTCGGGCTGGCCTCGCTCTACCTGGGCGACGAGGCGCGGGCCCGCGAGGCCTATGAGCGCCTGCTCCAGGCCCGGCCGGACTTCGAGCTGTCTCGCAACGCGCCGCCCAAGCTGCGCAACCTCTACGCGCGCATCAAGGAGGACATCAAGAGCCGGCGCGTCCGCCCCGTGACGCTCACGGTGGACCCCATCCCGGATCCCCAGGGCGGTGAGCCGGTGACGGTGGACGCGCGCATCCAGGACATGGCCCTGGGCGCCAAGGCGAAGATCTTCTACCGGCGCGCCGGCGACCAGGCCTTCAACTCCGTGGACTTCATCCGCGACCGCTCCACCTCTAATAAGGAGAAGGAGCGCTACCGCGCCACCCTGCCCGCCTACGAGCTCCCCGCCGAGGCCACCGCCTACGAGGTGGAGTACTACTTCGAGGTGGCGGACGCGGCGCAGCGGCGGCTGGCGGGCCGGGGCGACTCCTTCCACCCGCTCGTGTTCCAGGTCCTGCCCCAGCAGGCGGGCCAACCCGCAGCGACTGCCTCCCGCCCTTGGTACAAGAGCCCCTGGCTCTGGGTCGCCGTGGGCGCAGTGGCCGTCGGAGGCACCGCCGCGGGTGTCGCCATCGCCACCTCCGAGGAGCGCGGCCGCGTCCCCGTCACCATCCGCGTCAATCCATGAGCCCGCGTCCTCTTCCGCTTGCTTTGCTGCTCCTCCCGCTCGCCGCTGGCTGTGGCGAGGACTTCCACCCTGGCACAGCCCGCTTCGGGGTAGACCTCCTCGTGGACAAGGCCGTCGCGAGCCAGCTCTCCGCCTTTCAGATCGCGGTCCTTCCCAATGGGAAGCAGCGCAACTGCACGGACCTCCAGAGGATGTGCCTGCGCTCGCAGGTGAAGATCGACGAGCTGCTGGTGCTGCACGACGGCAAGGGCGCCGAGGGCCGCGCCCTCCGCTTCCCGGTGAACCTGACCGGCACCGGCGGCACCACGCAAGACGTCAGCGTGGAGGTGCCCGTGGGCCGCGACTACGCGCTCGTCATCGAGGCGCTGTCCGTGGACAACCCTCCTCAGTTCCTGGGCAGCTCCTGCAACCGCCTACCGGAGGTCAACGCGAGCCGGAACGATCCGATCCTCGCCGAGCCCATCACCCTGACCTCCGTGGCGTGCGATCCCACCATCCCCTGAGCCGGGGCCCCGTGCCTGGCCGCCTCCCCGGGGTGCGGCGAGTCTGAACCAGACACTCTGTGTGGGTTTCACATCGCTGTCACAATGGGATCTGCTAGTGCTAGGGGCATGGCGCGCATCCTGATCATCGAGGACGAGCAGGACCTCGCTGGACTCGTCGAGTACAACCTGCGCGCGGCGGGGTTCGAGACGGAGACGGCGAACACCGGCGCGGGCGGCCTGGCCAAGGCCCGGGCGCGAATGCCGGACCTCGTGCTGCTGGACCTGATGCTCCCGGACGTGGCCGGCAGCGAGGTGCTCCGGATGCTCAAGAGCGACACGGAGCTGCGCAAGGTGCCCGTCGTCATCGTCAGCGCCAAGGGCCAGGAGTCCGACCGCATCCAGGGCCTGGAGCTGGGCGCGGATGACTACGTGGTGAAGCCCTTCTCCGTCCGCGAGCTGATGCTGCGGGTCAGGGCGGTGCTGCGGCGCTCGGACGCGGACGAGGGCCCTGCCGCCCAGCTCACCGCCGGGGACATCCAGCTGGACACCGCCCGCCACCAGGTGCGCGTGAAGGGCCAGGAGGTGATCCTCACCGCGCTGGAGTTCCGCCTGCTGCGCACGCTGATGGAGCGCGGCGAGCGGGTGCAGACGCGCGAGGTCCTCCTATCCGACGTCTGGGGCATCCAGGCGGAGATCCACACCCGCACCGTGGACACGCACATCAAGCGCCTGCGCGAGAAGCTGGGGCCCGCGGGCGATATCATCGAGACGGTCCGCGGCGTCGGCTACAAGCTCAACGTGCCGTGAGCGCCTCGCTGGGCTGACCATGCGCAACCTCCTCGTGCCGCTGCTGTTGCCCGCGATGGGCGTCATCGTGGTGCTGGTCGTCCTGGGGACCCCGGGCAGCGCCATCGCCGCGGCCATGGTGACGATGGCGGGCTTCGTCATCGCCATCGTCGCCAGCCGGGACAGCATCCAGCGCCAGCTCCAGGTGCTCTTGCGAAAGACACGGGGCCGCATCGAGGGCACTCCCTCAGGGCCCTCCGTCGCCCAGGAGGAGGACACCTTGGACGAGGTGGCCCACCTGGAAGGAGCCATCCAGTCGCTCCACTCCCGGTTGACCGCTCAGAACGCCCAGCTCTCCCAGGAGACCCGCACCCTCACCGCCGTGCTGGACAGCATGATCGAGGGCATCTGGATCACCGACGCCCAGGGCACCGTGGTGCACCACAATGACGCCCTGCGCGAGATGCTCCAGCCAGGCAGCACGGGGATTGTCGGCCAGCGCCCCCTCGCCCTCATCCGCAACGAGGAGCTGAACGACGCGGTCATTCGCGCCTGCCGCGAGGGCGCCTCCACCCGCCTGGAGCTGCAGCTGGAGGGGCTCTTTCCCCGCACGCTCGCCATCCGCGTCACCCCCCTGGGCAAGGACCTGCCGGGCAGCGCCGCCGTGTTTCACGATGTGACGGAGCTGCGGCGGCTGGAGAAGGTCCGCAAGGACTTCGTGGCCAACGTCTCGCACGAGCTGCGCACCCCCATCACCGCCATCCGCGGCTACTCGGAGACGCTCCAGAGCGGCGCGCTGAAGGACCCGGAGGTGGCTCCCAAGATGGTGGAGATCATCCACCGCCAATCCGAGCGCCTCTCCGAGCTCGTCGAGGACCTGCTGGAGCTGTCCCGGCTGGAGTCCCGCGAGGTGAAGCTGAACATCTCCCATGTCCCCATGGCCGTGGCCACGGCTCGGGCCGCGGAGACCGTCCGGCCCAAGGCGGCGGGGAAGAACATCCAGCTGGAGCTCCACGTCCCCACTGACTTGATGGCCCGAGGAGACGAGCGGGCGGTCGAGCAGGTGCTCCTCAACCTGCTGGACAACGCAGTGAAGTACACCCCGCCCGGCGGCCGGGTGGACGTCTTCGGCACATTGGAAGAAGGGCGCTGCGTGGTCCGGGTGAAGGACACCGGGGTGGGCATCGAACCCAAGCACCTGGCCCGAATCTTCGAGCGCTTCTACCGGGTGGACAAAGGTCGCAGCCGGGACATGGGCGGCACGGGCCTGGGGCTCTCCATCGTGAAGCACCTGGTCGGGGCCATGGAGGGGGAGGTCAAGGTAGAGAGCCAGCCCCAGGTCGGCAGCCTTTTTGCGATTTTTCTCCCTGTGGCTGCCCCGGAGGCGGCATCCGGGTAGGATAACGGCACGATGCGGGTCGCTATCCTCGCGGACATTCACGGCAATCTCCCCGCCTGCGAGGCTGTCCTCGAGGACATCGAGCGGATGGCGCCCGACTACATTGTCGCCGCCGGGGATCTCGCGCTGCGAGGCGCCCACCCTCGCGAGACGGTGGAGCTGCTCGCCGACAAGTGCGACGCGCTGTTGATGGGCAACACGGACTGCTACCTCGCAGGCAACTACCTGGGCGGCGCCTACCGCGACCGGGACCACTGGAAGACGGAACTGCTCCGGTGGACGCGAGACCAGCTGGGCGAGGCCCACCTCAAGATGCTCGGCGCCCTGCCCTTCTCCATCCGCTACTCGCCGCGCAAGGGCCAGGACCTGTTCGTCTGCCACGCGAACCCGAAGAACCTCGAGGAGTCGCTGGACCCCACGCTGGACGAAATGTCCGTGCGCCGCTTCTTCATGCACCTGGACGCGGCCGCCTGTGCCTTCGGGCACCTGCACTTCCCCTACCGCCGCCGCGTGGGCCGGATGATCATCGCCGACGTGGCCAGCGCGGGGATTCCTCGAGACGGAGACCTGCGTCCCGCCTACGGCATCTTCACGTACACGCCCAAGGGCTGGCGCGTGCAGATCCGCCGGGTGCGCTACCCGGTGCGCAAAGCCACCCAGGCGCTCACCGCGCGCAAGGTCCCGGGCGGCCCCATCCTCATCCACAAGCTCGTCGAGGCGCGCTACCGCCACCACCACGCGCTGCTGGAGGCCGCGCGCCGCCACTCGGGCCTGCCACCTCCGGGCCCCGTGCTGCGTCCGCCTCCGGGTGCGCCCGTTCGCAACCTGGTCACCGAGATGCCTGTCGCGGAGGAGCCGCCCGTACCGCGAGACGAGGCCGAGGCCGCCGCCCTGCGCCAGGAGGCGGTGGACCCCACGGACCTCGGCCACGCCCAGGCTGCGGCGCTGTCGAACGAGCCCGCGCTCGCCGCACAGCTCGAGAACGTCAACGACATGGACGGCTGACACACAGGCGTCGCTTGCCTGTGTCCGGAGCCAGGGATAGGGACGGCGCTCCATGTCCGTCCACATGCTTCCGTTGATGATTGTCCGCCACGCGGTGGCGGAGGATGAACACCCGCTCGGTGACGAGGCCCGCGCCCTCACCTCCGAAGGCCGCGCCGCCTTCCGCCAGCATGCACGCAAGCTCGCGCGCCTCACCCCACTGACGGGCATCGTCACGAGCCCGCTGGTGCGCGCCGTTCAGACAGCGGAGATCCTCGCCGAGGCCTTCGGCATCGGACAGGTGGAGGTGCACGGCGCGCTGCTGCCCCACGCGAACGCGCACAAGCGCATCCTGGAGCTGGCCTTGGAGCTGGGTCAGGGCTGGGCGCTGGTGGGCCACAACCCGGGGCTGGCCCGCGCCGGTGCGCGAGCGCTCGGCGAGGAGCTTCCAGACAAACTGCGCAAGGGTACCGTGCTGGCGCTGAACCCTTCCGGCAAGCGCTTCGAGCTGGCCTGGTTCGCCTCACCCGGGCGGGCCGTGCTGCGCCCCGGCGAGCGCCGCTCCTGAGCACCGGTTGTCACAGGCCTGCAACACGGCCGCGCAACCCTGCGAAATCCCAGTGCACGCTTCGTCACGCAGTTGTTTCACCTGCGTCACGATGCCGCAAACGGCGAGGACTATCTCTGCGCCGTCATGTCCCACGTCCTCATCGTCGATGACGAGCGAGATCTCGCCGAGCTCATCGACTTCAACCTGAAGTCGGCTGGCTTCTCCACCCAAGTCGCCTCGACGGGCGAGGCGGCCCTCTCCGCGGCAAGGCAGCAGCGGCCCGATCTCGTCCTGCTGGACCTGATGCTCCCGGACATGCCCGGCACGGAGGTATGCCGGCAGCTCCGAGCGGGAGCGAACACCCGGGACATCCTTATCGTCATGCTCACCGCCAAGGGCGAGGAGGCGGACCGCGTGCTCGGCTTCGAGGTAGGCGCGGACGACTACGTCACCAAGCCCTTCAGCGTCCGCGAGCTGGTGCTGCGCCTGAAGGCCATCCTGCGCCGCAGCGGGGCGCCGAAGGACAGCGTGGCGCCCGTGACGCTCGGATCCCTCAAGCTGGACGTGGGCGCCCACCGCTTCTACGTGGAGGGCAAGGAAGTCCCCCTCACCGCGCTGGAGTTCCGCCTCCTGGAGTACTTGATGACGCGCGTAGGCCGCGTGCAGTCGCGCGAGCAGCTCCTCGAGGAAGTCTGGGGCCTGTCCAGCGCACTCGAGACGCGCACCATCGACACCCACGTGATGCGCCTGCGCGACAAGCTCGGGCCCGCGCGCACCTCCCTCGAGACGGTGCGCGGTGTCGGCTACCGAATCGTCGACTCCGCTGCCTCCTGAAGAGGCGTGACCCATTTGGCACTCGCGCGCCGCGAAACAGCCACAGACACCCCATAAATCGCCCGCGCCGCTATCCACTGGAGTTGCACACCCCGATGAAAAACGTCCTTGTTGCTCTGATGACCTTGGCCTCGAGTGCCGCGCTGGCGCAGGCCGCCGAGCCGCAGCCGGCCACGGGTGCCACGCCCGCAGCCGAGACCTCCGAGGCCCCCGCCGCCCCCGCCGCCCCCTCCGTGGAGGAGCGGCTGACCACCACCGAGGGCAAGGTCGCGGCGCTCGAGGAGCAGAACATCGAGACGAAGAACGATCTCGGCATCCTCAAGAAGCTCAAGTTCTCCGGCTACATCCAGGCGCGCTACCAGTACCAGCAGACGGACTACGACGAGGCCGCGCCGGAGCTGAAGCTGACGGACGGCTTCAGCCGCTTCACCGTGCGCCGCGGCCGCATCAAGGCGGCCTACACCGGCGATACGGGCCTGGCGATGATCCAAGTCGACATCATCCCCACGGCGGTGCAGCTGCGAGACGCGGAGGCCACGCTCTTCATCCCCGGGACCAAGCAGAACCTGTCCATCACGCTGGGCCAGATGAAGGTGCCGTTCAACTTCGAGGGCCCCTTCTCCTCCAGCGAGCGCGAGTTCCCTGAGCGCTCCCGCATGACGGGCGCCTTCCTCCCGGGCGAGCGGGATCGCGGCGTCCGGCTCAACGGCAAGTACGGCGCCCTGCGCGCCGCCGCTGGCGTCTTCGATGGCAACGCCATGAACAACGTGGGCTTCGTCGGCACGGACAATGACAAGGAGAAGGACGTCATTGGCCGCCTGGGCTTTGACCTGAAGTGGATCTCCGGCGGCATGTCCGGTTGGAAGGGCCTCACCCTGGGCAAGCGCAATGGGGACACTACGCGGAAGGCCTACCCGCGCACCCGCCTCGGTGCCGACCTTCAGGTCTATCTGGATCTGGTGCCCGTGGGCGGCACGGCCTTCAAGGCGGAGTACGCCACCGGGAAGACCTACCAGCGCAACAACGTCGAGCAGCTCGGCCTCCCCGCGAGTGGCTGGTGGGCGCAGATCGCCCAGAACATCGGTGTGTCGGACGAGGCGGTCGTCCGCTACGAGTACTTCGACTACGAGAACGGCCGGCCCGCCCAGGAGAGCGGCAGCAAGCTGGGCGCCAACAACGCCATCGGCACGCTGGGCCTCGCGTACATCCACTACTTCGGCGAGACCGTGAAGCTCACTGCGGCCTACGAGCTCAACAAGACCGAGACCGTCAAGGACGGCACCGCCGAGGACCCCACCGACAACCTCTTCACCCTGCAGCTGCAGGCCCGTTACTAGTCCTCTCACCTCTCAAAAGGAGAGCCTTCACATGAAGAAATTCCTCGCGTCATTCCTCGCCGTCTTCCTGCTGGCCCTCCCGGTGGTGGCCCAGGCGGGCACCGTCACCGTCAAGGGCTCGGACACCATGGTCATCCTCGGCCAGCGCTGGGCCGAGGAGTTCATGAAGAAGAACCCCAGCACCAAGCTTCAGGTGACGGGCGGCGGCTCCGGCACGGGCATCTCCGCGCTCATCAACGGCACCACCGACATCTGCATGTCCAGCCGCCCCATCAAGGACGCGGAGTCCGAGAAGCTCCGGACCCGCTTCAACACCACCGGCACGGAGATCGCCGTCGCCAAGGACGGCGTCACCTTCTACGTGAACGAGAAGAACCCGCTCACCTCCCTGACGCAGGAGCAGCTCAAGGGCATCTACCTGGGCGACATCACCAACTGGAAGGACGTCGGCGGCCCGGACGCGCCCATCGTCGTCTACTCCCGCGAGAACTCCTCCGGCACCTACGTCTTCGTGAAGGACAACCTGCTCGGGGGGGAGGACTACACCGCCAGCGCGCAGACGCTGCCGGGCACCGCCGCGGTGGTGAACGCCGTCTCCAAGGAGAAGAACGGCATTGGCTACGGCGGCGCCGCCTACGCCAAGGGCATCAAGGAGCTGAAGATCAAGGTGGGCAGCGCCGAGGTGGCTCCCAGCGCCGAGAACATCAAGAGCGGCAAGTACCCGCTCTCGCGCGATCTGTACTTCTACCTGCGCAACAAGCCCACCGGTGAGGCGAAGGCCTTCATCGACTACGCCCTGTCGGCCGAGGGCCAGCAGCTGGTCACCAAGGTGGGCTACTTCCCTGTGAAGTAGGTCGTCACACGATTGTCACGCGAGGCGCTGAGTCAGATGGATAGAGAAGCCGCCATGCAGCAGGGTCTCGCGGAAACCATGGTCGTGCCGCGGCTGTCTCCGGCGGCGCGGCGACGGCAGCTCCGGGAGAAGGCCATCGCCGGCCTCATCACGGTGATGGCTTTCACCGGCATTGCCGCGCTGGTGCTCATCATCGTCTTCATCGCGAAGGAGGCGCTGGGGCTCTTCCTGGATGCCCACGCCCGCGAGGAGGCGAGCCTCGCCAAGATGTTCACGGCCCAGCCCACCCGGCCGGGCAAGCCGCTGGCCTACCTCTGGCAACCGGTGTCCAACGTGCCGAAGGTGAGCATGATCCCGCTCTTCGTCGGCACGCTGAAGACGACGCTCGTGTCCATGCTGGTGGCGGTGCCGGTGGGCGTGGCGGCCGCGCTGTTCGCCGCGGAGTTCGCGCCCCGGCGGCTGCGCGAGCTGCTCAAGCCCGTCATCGAGCTGCTGGCGGGCATCCCGTCCGTGGTGCTCGGCTTCTTCGCGCTGATGGTGCTGGCCTCCTTCCTCCAGGACACCTTTGGCTTCACCTACCGGCTCAACGCCGTGGTCGCGGGCCTGGGGCTGGCGCTGGCCATCGTGCCCGTCATCTTCACCGTGTCCGAGGACGCACTGACTGCGGTGCCTCGCAGCTACCGGGAGGCCTCGCTGGCGCTGGGGGCCACGCCGTGGGAGACCGCCTGGAAGGTCGTCCTTCCCGCGGCGGCCCCGGGCATCCTCGCCGCGTGCGTGCTGGGCTTCGGCCGGGCCATCGGTGAGACGATGATCGTCCTGATGGCCTCGGGTAACGCCGCCGTCGTCTCGGCCAACCTGAGTGACTCGGTGCGCTCGCTGTCGGCGACGATCGCCGCGGAGATGGGCGAGGTGGTGGTGGGCAGCCCTCACTACTCACTGCTCTTCTTCATCGGCGTGGAGCTGTTCATCTTCACCTTCATCCTGAACATGCTGGCGTCCGCCTGGACGAAGCGCGTCCTCAAGAAGCTCACGGGAGGTGCCGCGTGAAGTACGGCACACGCCGGACATTGGGCGGCGCCCTGACGTCTCTGACGGGGCTGGCCGCGCTCCTCATCGTGGGGATGCTCGCGGTCATCCTCTGGGACGTAGTCCGAGGCGGCATCGGCCACGTCACCTGGCAGTTCCTCTCCGAGCCTCCCTCGGACGGCATGATGGGCGGCGGCATCTTCCCCGCCCTCTATGGCACGGCGGCGCTGACGCTGCTGATGACGCTGGCGGTGATGCCGATGGGCGTACTCACCGCCGTCTATCTGCATGAGTACGCCCCGCCCGACTCGCAGCTGGCGCGATGGGTCCGGGTGGCCGTCGCCAACTTGGCGGGCGTCCCCTCCATCGTCTTCGGCCTCTTCGGGCTGGGATTCTTCATTCACTTCGTCGGCGGCAGCCTGGATCGAGCGCTCGGATATCAGGAGCTGCACTGGGGCCAGCCCGGCATCCTCTGGGCCTCCCTCACGCTGGCGGTGCTGACGCTGCCGGTGGTCATCGTCGCCACGGAGGAGGCCCTGCGCGCCGTTCCCTTGGATCACCGCACGGCGAGCCTCGCGCTGGGAGCCACCCAGTCCCAGACGCTGATTCGGGTGGTGCTGCCGGGCGCGCTTCCGGGCATCCTGACGGGCGCGGTGCTCGCTGTGTCCCGCGGAGCCGGCGAGGTGGCGCCCATCCTCTTTACCGGCGCGGCCTACTTCCTGCCGGAGCTTCCCTCGTCGCTGAGCTCGCAGTTCATGCACTTGGGCTAC
Encoded proteins:
- a CDS encoding response regulator yields the protein MSHVLIVDDERDLAELIDFNLKSAGFSTQVASTGEAALSAARQQRPDLVLLDLMLPDMPGTEVCRQLRAGANTRDILIVMLTAKGEEADRVLGFEVGADDYVTKPFSVRELVLRLKAILRRSGAPKDSVAPVTLGSLKLDVGAHRFYVEGKEVPLTALEFRLLEYLMTRVGRVQSREQLLEEVWGLSSALETRTIDTHVMRLRDKLGPARTSLETVRGVGYRIVDSAAS
- a CDS encoding phosphate ABC transporter substrate-binding protein; translation: MKKFLASFLAVFLLALPVVAQAGTVTVKGSDTMVILGQRWAEEFMKKNPSTKLQVTGGGSGTGISALINGTTDICMSSRPIKDAESEKLRTRFNTTGTEIAVAKDGVTFYVNEKNPLTSLTQEQLKGIYLGDITNWKDVGGPDAPIVVYSRENSSGTYVFVKDNLLGGEDYTASAQTLPGTAAVVNAVSKEKNGIGYGGAAYAKGIKELKIKVGSAEVAPSAENIKSGKYPLSRDLYFYLRNKPTGEAKAFIDYALSAEGQQLVTKVGYFPVK
- the pstC gene encoding phosphate ABC transporter permease subunit PstC, which encodes MDREAAMQQGLAETMVVPRLSPAARRRQLREKAIAGLITVMAFTGIAALVLIIVFIAKEALGLFLDAHAREEASLAKMFTAQPTRPGKPLAYLWQPVSNVPKVSMIPLFVGTLKTTLVSMLVAVPVGVAAALFAAEFAPRRLRELLKPVIELLAGIPSVVLGFFALMVLASFLQDTFGFTYRLNAVVAGLGLALAIVPVIFTVSEDALTAVPRSYREASLALGATPWETAWKVVLPAAAPGILAACVLGFGRAIGETMIVLMASGNAAVVSANLSDSVRSLSATIAAEMGEVVVGSPHYSLLFFIGVELFIFTFILNMLASAWTKRVLKKLTGGAA
- the pstA gene encoding phosphate ABC transporter permease PstA, producing MKYGTRRTLGGALTSLTGLAALLIVGMLAVILWDVVRGGIGHVTWQFLSEPPSDGMMGGGIFPALYGTAALTLLMTLAVMPMGVLTAVYLHEYAPPDSQLARWVRVAVANLAGVPSIVFGLFGLGFFIHFVGGSLDRALGYQELHWGQPGILWASLTLAVLTLPVVIVATEEALRAVPLDHRTASLALGATQSQTLIRVVLPGALPGILTGAVLAVSRGAGEVAPILFTGAAYFLPELPSSLSSQFMHLGYHTYVLATQSPDVEATRPLLYATVLVLLMLTFALNLIAVVIRTRTRRKAANAH